In Anaerolineae bacterium, the following are encoded in one genomic region:
- a CDS encoding acetyl ornithine aminotransferase family protein, translating into MRPGLKAREWVERDHKVLSPSYTRPYPFVMERGFGAEVWDVDGNRYIDFNAGVAVVTAGHCHPEIVQAIKDQVEKFIHMAGTDFYYPLQVLLAEKLNEIAPMEEEAMVFFTNSGTESVEAAFKLARYVTRKPLTLAFIGGFHGRTMGSLSLTGSKAVQKRGFFPLVPGVIHVPYAYCYRCAFRQEYPSCDLYCVQFIEEVVFKTYAPGDEFAAVFVEPIQGEGGYIVPPPEFFPRLRALADKYKFLLIVDEIQSGMGRTGKMFAIEHWGVEPDIVCIAKGIASGLPLGAMVARKSLMIWPSGAHGNTFGGNPLACAAALATIKLLENGLMENAAQVGQHALERLRQIAERHPIIGDVRGKGLMIGIELVKDRQTREPIPEVRDKVLYRAFEKGLLILGSGLTSIRIMPPLVITKELMDEGLEILESAIAEVEEEIL; encoded by the coding sequence ATGAGACCTGGACTCAAGGCCAGAGAGTGGGTTGAGAGAGACCATAAGGTCCTGTCCCCCTCTTACACTCGCCCTTACCCTTTTGTAATGGAGAGAGGCTTCGGTGCTGAGGTCTGGGATGTAGATGGAAATCGGTACATTGATTTCAACGCTGGGGTTGCAGTAGTGACGGCAGGCCATTGCCACCCCGAAATAGTCCAGGCTATAAAAGATCAGGTTGAGAAATTCATCCACATGGCCGGCACGGATTTTTATTACCCCCTTCAGGTGCTGTTAGCGGAAAAACTCAATGAGATCGCCCCGATGGAAGAAGAAGCCATGGTGTTCTTCACCAATTCGGGGACTGAATCTGTAGAAGCAGCTTTCAAGCTCGCCCGCTATGTAACCAGGAAACCGCTGACGCTGGCCTTCATAGGTGGCTTTCACGGCCGCACCATGGGCTCCCTGAGCCTGACGGGTTCCAAAGCTGTCCAGAAGCGAGGCTTTTTCCCCCTTGTCCCTGGGGTAATTCACGTCCCTTATGCCTACTGTTACCGCTGCGCTTTTCGCCAAGAATACCCTTCCTGCGACCTTTACTGTGTGCAATTCATTGAAGAGGTAGTTTTCAAGACATACGCCCCAGGAGATGAATTTGCGGCCGTCTTTGTAGAGCCAATCCAGGGCGAGGGCGGATATATAGTTCCACCCCCTGAGTTTTTCCCCCGCTTGCGAGCTCTGGCCGATAAATACAAGTTCCTCCTCATAGTAGATGAAATCCAGAGCGGAATGGGACGCACAGGCAAGATGTTCGCCATTGAGCACTGGGGAGTTGAGCCAGATATCGTCTGCATAGCCAAGGGGATAGCTTCAGGATTGCCTCTCGGGGCTATGGTGGCACGCAAATCCCTCATGATCTGGCCTTCAGGAGCCCATGGCAATACCTTTGGTGGCAATCCTCTCGCCTGCGCCGCCGCTCTGGCTACCATAAAACTCCTTGAGAACGGGCTCATGGAGAACGCTGCTCAGGTAGGTCAACACGCTCTTGAGCGCCTTCGTCAAATAGCCGAAAGGCACCCCATTATCGGGGATGTGCGAGGGAAAGGGCTGATGATAGGGATTGAACTGGTAAAGGACCGCCAAACCCGTGAGCCCATACCCGAAGTAAGAGACAAGGTTCTCTACCGGGCTTTTGAGAAGGGCCTGCTTATCTTGGGCAGCGGTCTGACTTCCATAAGAATAATGCCTCCTCTGGTTATAACCAAAGAGCTTATGGACGAGGGGTTGGAAATCCTGGAAAGCGCCATAGCCGAGGTGGAGGAGGAGATACTTTGA